GTGAGGGTTGATGTCGTATAGGCATGAGTTGCCCAGTCGGCCTCAGTATAAGCCCTCTTTTTACAATCGTTGATCAGTTGTACTGCTTCCGCATTCGCAGCACCTCCATTTTTACGCATGATGGCCTCAGCTTTTGCAAAATAAATCCAGGTAAGGCGATAAATATTCCAGTCTGTATTGTTGTAATTGACATTGATAGCCGGAATACCACCAGGTCCTGCAACCTGATTGCCTAATTTATATTTATTGAACCGGACTCCGCTATTTTCTTCCCCTTCACTCATATTGGAGAGGGTAGAACCATTCTTGTTTTTGCGGATATTGTCTACAAATTCAAGTTGTTGTCCATCGTATTCTTCAGACGCAAGGACAGGAGTCCCATCCGCTAGTTTTGTCATCTTGCCGATCAGCAGCCAATTGGATTTTCGTAAATCTGCATTTTCAAATGTTGGGTAGACACCAGGTACAACAACCACTCCGTTGTTTCCGTTCCGTCCACCACCATAGATCTCTCTTTGTTTGAAATGGAAGAATTCAGATGGCCAGGAAGGCTCAAATCTGGCAAGCGTATAGTCGTAAGCTATAGAAAAGATGACCTCTTTCGAGAGGTTGTTTTCTGGCCGGAACTGATCAGAGATATTCGGATCAAGTTCCATCTTTCCATTTTGTCCACCTGCTTCACCGTTAATGAGTTTGTTTGCTGCGGCAATGCAATCATCCCAACGTGCAGTTCCGGTCCATGCTTCTGCATTTAAGTACAATTCCACTAACATGGCATAAGCTCCGGCCTGGCTCATTCTACCCAGCTGATCTTTAGATAATTTTGGTGCTTTATCCACATTTTGTTTAATTTCCTGCTCTATGAAATTGAACACCTGGGCCCTTGGCATGGTATTCGGTTTTGCTGGTTCTCCCACCTTTGTTACGACTGGAATATTACCGAAAAGGTCCATTAATTTAAGATAGTGGAATGCTCTTAATAGCTTAAGTTCGGCTATATATGCGTCTTTTTCTACCTGGGTAATGCCCATTTTACCGATGTCACGTTTCTCCAGGTTTTCGATAGGGTCGTTACATAAGCCCATTCCCCAATACATCAATACCCAGGCCCGGTTTAATCCATCTTCATCGACGGTCCAGCTATGGTAATGCAATCTTTTCCATTTTCCGTTGTCCTCTCCATGCCGGCCTTTTGTAGGCCAGGCCAGCTGATCTGCCGATAGTTCTGAAGGTCTCCACCAACCATCTTGTCCCGATGGGGTTACCCAGGCATTCGCATGGGTATAAGGTCTGAGTACAGCAGACAGAACCTCCGTTTTATTATTGTAAAATTCATCTGTCAGTAATTGATCGTAAGCATTTTCATCCAGCTTGGTACATGAAATGGTGAAAGACACCATGAA
This region of Pedobacter steynii genomic DNA includes:
- a CDS encoding RagB/SusD family nutrient uptake outer membrane protein gives rise to the protein MKNKSIIYLALAFMVSFTISCTKLDENAYDQLLTDEFYNNKTEVLSAVLRPYTHANAWVTPSGQDGWWRPSELSADQLAWPTKGRHGEDNGKWKRLHYHSWTVDEDGLNRAWVLMYWGMGLCNDPIENLEKRDIGKMGITQVEKDAYIAELKLLRAFHYLKLMDLFGNIPVVTKVGEPAKPNTMPRAQVFNFIEQEIKQNVDKAPKLSKDQLGRMSQAGAYAMLVELYLNAEAWTGTARWDDCIAAANKLINGEAGGQNGKMELDPNISDQFRPENNLSKEVIFSIAYDYTLARFEPSWPSEFFHFKQREIYGGGRNGNNGVVVVPGVYPTFENADLRKSNWLLIGKMTKLADGTPVLASEEYDGQQLEFVDNIRKNKNGSTLSNMSEGEENSGVRFNKYKLGNQVAGPGGIPAINVNYNNTDWNIYRLTWIYFAKAEAIMRKNGGAANAEAVQLINDCKKRAYTEADWATHAYTTSTLTLNELLAERGREFIFEGFRRDDLIRWKKFSSGSWWDHNPSSATRELFPIPQQQRNLNTNLSQNPGYN